Proteins from one Haemorhous mexicanus isolate bHaeMex1 chromosome 34, bHaeMex1.pri, whole genome shotgun sequence genomic window:
- the CC2D1A gene encoding LOW QUALITY PROTEIN: coiled-coil and C2 domain-containing protein 1A (The sequence of the model RefSeq protein was modified relative to this genomic sequence to represent the inferred CDS: deleted 1 base in 1 codon): MSRARRVPGRGAAMARQMGLLADPGTGGSPGDGGADGDAALEAELLQLLGGPEAPGRGGAPPPPQPDLAAVEALAQLCLRDPPEEEEEEEEEGEEDLENEEELLAELQEVLEEGSGSAVGVETPQDPAPAAALLAELSERAELYRAALANASGNGARLRRLQRGLAVSPDPGNRHRIPACPEIPRDSRRPWSRCCARCAAGNRSTGPTSLLPWPWARPPSCLPSPQPQIPPRIPPRIPPRIPHRIPPQDPHLDPPQDPPQDPPQDPPQDPHLDPHLRLQELQKEALLAKRRGDNATALSHFRAAKRLQAQLEALGPRPAPDPQPEESRDPPAKDPPGRDPAASSPEPPREVREALEQRMERYRAALGQARASGDARKARMHQRILKQYQAALGALSAGRAVDLSELPVPPGMFPIPDPDLGGHAGGRSRRRKRRRRKRKKRRPRFSPALPPVPPPKQQQQQPRNSHPAPKPAGKAQQQLEFLELRRRQLAQAALRAKRCQDLPGAKELLRRARGVQGLLAAARAGLPVDLAQVPEVPLDGAEFELGPARGVPRPPEVTRTFLQLAGALRRQHQLCLSFSRQFAHLGNIAETARCEALAEECRRSMDTLRREHGRGGPPPTPRWEQRTFHVVRMFPELSSSDLELGIERGRGIPVPPGVAPGDLDTFVRFEFPHPSAEEAQRDKTPVVKSTDCPEFRARFRLRLLRGHRGLRRLLSRGIRLEVAQKGGLFRPERALGSALLRLEGLEGSCELREQLELLDGRRRTGGLLEVWVRIREPLGAQRQLEPRSERWLLLEPAPEATLPAPKPPATTPKDGNNRSLPSLNLLLFDRERLERKMVPFGRAGRPVPPELRQQHQELLRRIQGLRERLQGGDPRFRTEYAEHLERHLRLYTEAARRLGTQGEREAAKEALYKRNLVESELQKLRG; this comes from the exons ATGAGCCGAGCCAGGAGGGTCCCGGGCCGGGGGGCGGCCATGGCCAGGCAG ATGGGGCTGCTGGCGGATCCCGGTAccgggggcagccccggggatgGCGGTGCTGACGGGGACGCGGCGCTGGAGgcggagctgctgcagctgctggggggcCCGGAGGCACCGGGGAGGGGGGGagcacccccacccccccagccaG atctggcagcagtggaggccctggcccagctctgccttcgGGACCcccccgaggaggaggaggaggaggaggaggaaggggaggaagatCTGGAGAacgaggaggagctgctg gcagagctgcaggaggtgctggaggagggCTCTGGGAGCGCAGTGGGTGTGGAGACCCCGCAG GACCCCGCCCCCGCGGCGGCGCTGCTGGCCGAGCTCTCGGAGCGGGCGGAGCTTTACCGGGCCGCCCTCGCCAACGCCAGCGGGAACGGGGCGCGGCTCCGGCGCCTCCAGCGCGGCCTCGCGGTGAGCCCCGACCCCGGCAACCGGCACCGGATCCCGGCCTGCCCGGAAATCCCCCGGGATTCCCGCCG accCTGGAGCAGATGCTGCGCTCGGTGCGCAGCGGGAAACCGATCCACCGGCCCGACATCCCTCCTCCCGTGGCCCTGGGCAAGACCCCCGAGCTGCCTGccgagcccccagccccaaatcccccccaggatcccccccaggatcccccccaggatcccccacAGGATCCCCCCCCAGGATCCCCACCTGGATcccccccaggatcccccccaggatcccccccaggatcccccccAGGATCCCCACCTGGATCCTCACCTGcgcctccaggagctgcagaaggaagcTCTGCTGGCCAAACGCCGTGGGGACAACGCCACGGCCCTGAGCCACTTCAGGGCAGCCAAG AGgttgcaggcacagctggaggcgCTGGGACCACGCCCTGCTCCCG ATCCGCAGCCTGAGGAATCCAGGGATCCACCAGCGAAGGATCCACCGGGGAGGGATCCAGCGGCCTCCAGCCCAG agcccccccggGAGGTGCGGGAGGCGCTGGAGCAGCGCATGGAGCGCTACCGGGCGGCGCTGGGCCAGGCCCGGGCCAGCGGGGACGCCAGGAAGGCTCGGATGCACCAGAGGATCCTcaag caatACCAGGCCGCCCTGGGTGCCCTGAGTGCGGGCAGAGCCGTGGATCTCTCGGAGCTGCCGGTGCCCCCGGGTATgttccccatccctgaccccGACCTGGGGGGGCACgctgggg GACggagcagaaggaggaagaggaggaggaggaagagaaaaaagaggaggccaag GTTCAGCCCAGCGCtcccccccgtgccccctcccaaacaacaacaacaacaaccccGGAATTCCCACCCGGCTCCTAAACCTGCAGGGAAAG cccagcagcagctggagttCCTGGAGCTGAGGCGCCGGCAGCTGGCTCAGGCCGCCCTGCGTGCCAAGCGCTGCCAGGACCTGCCGGgtgccaaggagctgctgcGCCGTGCCCGGGGcgtgcaggggctgctggcggctgccagggctgggctgcccgtGGACCTGGCTCAG GTGCCCGAGGTGCCGCTGGACGGGGCCGAGTTCGAGctgggcccggcccggggggtcCCGAGACCCCCCGAGGTCACGAGAACCTTCCTGCAGCTGGCGGGGGCCCTGCGCCGGCAGCACCAg ctgtgcctcagtttctcccGGCAGTTCGCTCACCTGGGGAACATCGCCGAGACCgccag gtgcgAGGCGCTGGCCGAGGAGTGCCGGCGCTCCATGGACACCCTGAGGAGGGAGCACGGCCGG GGGGGGCCCCCCCCGACACCGCGCTGGGAACAGAGAACCTTCCACGTGGTCAG GATGTTCCCCGAGCTGAGCAGCAGCGACCTGGAGCTGGGCATCGAGAGGGGGAGGGGCATCCCCGTGCCCCCAG gtgtggccCCAGGTGACCTGGACACCTTCGTGCGCTTCGAGTTCCCCCACCCCAGTGCG gAGGAAGCGCAGCGAGACAAAACCCCCGTGGTGAAGAGCACGGACTGTCCCG aaTTCCGGGCGCGGTTCCGGCTGCGGCTCCTCCGCGGCCACCGGGGGCTGCGGCGGCTCCTGAGCCGCGGGATCCGCCTGGAGGTGGCTCAGAAAGG GGGGCTGTTCCGGCCCGAGCGCGCTCTGGGCTCGGCTCTGCTGCGCCTCGAGGGGCTCGAGGGGAGCTGCGAGCTGcgggagcagctggag CTGCTGGACGGGCGGCGCCGCACGGGCGGGCTCCTGGAGGTCTGGGTGCGGATCCGGGAACCGCTCGGGGCTCAGCGGCAGCTGGAGCCGCGCTCCGAgcgctggctgctgctggaaccGGCGCCCGAGGCCACC CTCCCCGCCCCCAAACCTCCCGCGACCACCCCGAAGGACGGGAACAACCG atCCCTGCCGAGCCTCAACCTGCTGCTGTTCGACCGCGAGCGGCTGGAACGGAAG ATGGTTCCGTTCGGCCGCGCCGGGCGCCCGGTGCCCCCCGAGCTgcggcagcagcaccaggagctgctccgGCGCATCcaggggctgcgggagcggctGCAGGGGGGCGACCCCCGCTTCCGCACCG AGTACGCCGAGCACCTGGAGCGCCACCTGAGGCTCTACACGGAAGCCGCGCGGCGCCTCGGGACTCAAGGGGAGAGG gaggCGGCCAAGGAGGCTCTGTACAAACGGAACCTGGTGGAGAGCGAG ctccaaAAGCTCCGTGgatga
- the NANOS3 gene encoding nanos homolog 3, which yields MGADPKIPLGSPQEQGQIPTSRIPVRDPRPTRQRSIPQPGGAPGAGSARAAISAIAVINPTRRGRAPPVWRRGHPGADPRPRAAARPERRHRRHRRHRGGGTTGGDTRGGDTRGGGTRGGGTRGGHATPEAPQPGWGGTRTLWCPSPRGAGGTGVAVPLEATGQFDMWRDYLGLAALVALLLREPAGLGDISVTMGALAPCDGPAPRAGPAPRSEPAPSAGPAPRSGLAPCSFCLHNGEAPAVYRSHSLRDAHGRLQCPVLRSYVCPQCGATQDQAHTRRFCPRTHRGYTSVYSRPAPGGRRQSNGGM from the exons ATGGGAGCAGATCCCAAAATCCCGCTGGGATCCCCACAAGAGCAGGGCCAGATCCCGACATCCCGGATCCCGGTGCGGGATCCCCGTCCCACCAGGCAGCGATCGATCCCCCAGCCCGGCGG GGCCCCGGGGGCGGGCAGCGCCCGGGCAGCAATTAGCGCGATTGCGGTGATTAACCCGACCCGCCgcggccgcgccccgcccgTCTGGAGGCGCGGACACCCCGGCGCTGACCCCCGGCCACGCGCGGCGGCTAGGCCCGAACGGAGGCACCGGCGGCACCGGAGACACCG AGGTGGTGGCACCACAGGCGGTGACACCAGAGGCGGTGACACCAGAGGTGGTGGCACCAGAGGCGGTGGCACCAGAGGTGGCCATGCCACGCCAGAAGcgccacagcctggctggggaggcACGAGGACGCTGTGGTGTCCCTCGCCACGcggagctggtggcactggggtggccgTGCCGCTGGAAGCCACCGGCCAGTTTGACATGTGGAGGGACTACCTGGGGCTGGcggccctggtggccctgctgCTCCGTGAGCCTGCGGGCCTCGGGGACATCTCAGTGACAATGGGGGCTCTGGCTCCGTGCGATGGGCCAGCTCCACGGGCCGGGCCAGCTCCACGCTCTGAGCCAGCTCCAAGTGCTGGGCCAGCTCCACGCTCTGGGCTAGC GCCGTGCTCCTTCTGCCTGCACAACGGCGAGGCGCCGGCCGTGTACCGGAGCCACAGCCTGCGGGACGCGCACGGCCGCCTGCAGTGCCCGGTGCTCCGCAGCTACGTCTGTCCCCAGTGCGGGGCCACGCAGGACCAGGCTCACACGCGTCGCTTCTGTCCCCGCACGCACCGCGGCTACACCTCGGTCTACTCCCGGCCCGCGCCCGGCGGGAGGAGGCAGAGCAACGGCGGGATGTAG
- the LOC132340916 gene encoding break repair meiotic recombinase recruitment factor 1-like, which yields MGKRRSRPIPGDRKFHAPKAKRILLEAPGADPCGDPARMDPEVPKGGKTPPKIGGFNVNFQEGRDEEIGGGRALGSPNQGISHGVEKNHLESPQVGILEVDGAGKDELESPKIGILDGAGENCGESSKLEVLEVDRAGEEKMEPLKMGILGGTGEEQLEPPEKGILEMDGAGEEKMEPLKMGILGGTGEEQLETPEKGILEGYRAGEEKLEAQKMRILDGMGEEQLESPEKGILEVSGAGEEQMEPPKPGILDGTGEEQLEPPNPGILEMDGAGEEQMEPLKMGILCGTGEDQLESPKKGILEGDRGGEEKLEAQKMGILDGMGEEQLEPPKKGILEGDGAGQEKMEPLKMGILGGTGEDQLESPKPGILEVDEAGEEQLETPKPGILDGPGEEQLESPKMGILEVDGAGKEQMESPKPGILSPKMGILEVDGAREEQLEPNWEIPKLGILGGTGEEQLESPKPGILSLKMGILEVDGAGEEQLESLEMGILGGTGEEQMESPKPGILSPKMGILEVDEAGEEQLEPNWETPKLGILGGTGEEQMEPPKPGILSPKMGILEMDGAGEEQPEANWEIPKLGILGGAGEEQLESPNPGILSPKMGILEVDGAGKEQLEPLEMGILGGAGEEQLESPNPGILSPNPGDCGAPEGSSEPWHPPGHPHPTSPTNTPRQSSKPAEPPDASDVIRGLIRELSDLNRLAMGARRGLELLLRRPRARRARRARRAAPAGSRWKEG from the exons ATGGGGAAACGCAGGAGCCGCCCAATTCcag GCGACAGGAAATTCCACGCTCCCAAGGCCAAGAGGATCCTTCTGGAAGCACCAGGAGCCGATCCCTGTGGAGATCCTGCCAGGATGGATCCCGAGGTCccaaaagggggaaaaactcCCCCTAAAATTGGTGGTTTTAATGTGAATTTTCAGGAAGGGAGAGACGAGGAAATTggaggtggcagagcactgggatcACCAAACCAGGGCATTTCCCATGGGGTGGAAAAGAATCATCTGGAATCGCCCCAGGTGGGAATTTTGGAAGTGGATGGGGCAGGAAAGGATGAGTTGGAGTCACCAAAAATAGGAATTTTGGATGGGGCAGGAGAGAATTGTGGAGAATCGTCAAAATTGGAGGTTTTGGAGGTGGATAGGGCAGGAGAAGAGAAGATGGAGCCactaaaaatgggaattttgggtggaacgggagaggagcagctggaaccaccagaaaaaggaattttggagatggatggggcaggagaagagaagatggagccactaaaaatgggaattttgggtggaacgggagaggagcagctggaaacaccagaaaaaggaattttggaggGGTATagagcaggagaagaaaagctggaggcacagaaaatgagaattttggatggaatgggagaggagcagctggaatcaCCAGAAAAAGGAATTCTGGAGGTGAGTGGGGCAGGAGAAGAGCAGATGGAACCACCAAAACCAGGAATTCTGGATGGaacaggagaggagcagctggaaccACCAAACCCAGGAATTTTGGAGATGGATGGGGCAGGAGAAGAGCAGATGGAGCCactgaaaatgggaattttgtgTGGAACAGGAGAAGATCAGCTGGAATCaccaaaaaaaggaattttggagggggatagaggaggagaagaaaagctggaggcacagaaaatgggaattttggatggaatgggagaggagcagctggaaccaccaaaaaaaggaattttggagggggatggagcaggacaagagaagatggagccactgaaaatgggaattttgggtggaacAGGAGAAGATCAGCTGGAATCACCAAAACcaggaattttggaggtggatgaggcaggagaagagcagctggaaaCACCAAAACCAGGAATTCTGGATGGaccaggagaggagcagctggaatcaccaaaaatgggaattttggaggtggaTGGGGCAGGAAAGGAGCAGATGGAATCACCAAAACCAGGGATTTTATcaccaaaaatgggaattttggaggtggaTGGAGCaagagaggagcagctggaaccAAACTGGGAGATTCCCaaactgggaattttgggtggaacgggagaggagcagctggaatcaccaaaaccaggaattttatcactaaaaatgggaattttggaggtggatggagcaggagaggagcagctggaatcactggaaatgggaattttgggtggaacGGGAGAAGAGCAGATGGAATCACCAAAACCAGGAATTTTATcaccaaaaatgggaattttggaggtggatgaggcaggagaggagcagctggaaccAAACTGGGAGACTCCCaaactgggaattttgggtggaacgggagaggagcagatggaaccaccaaaaccaggaattttatcaccaaaaatgggaattttggagatggatggggcaggagaggagcagccagaggcaAACTGGGAGATTCCCaaactgggaattttgggtggagcaggagaggagcagctggaatcaCCAAACCCAGGAATTTTATcaccaaaaatgggaattttggaggtggatggggcaggaaaggagcagctggagccactggaaatgggaattttgggtggagcaggagaggagcagctggaatcaCCAAACCCAGGAATTTTATCACCAAACCCAGGGGATTGTGGAGCCCCCGAGGGAAGCTCAGAG ccctggcaccccccaggccacccccaccccacatCCCCGACGAACACCCCACGCCAAAG CTCCAAACCCGCCGAGCCGCCCGACGCCAGCGACGTCATCCGCGGGCTGATCCGGGAGCTCTCCGACCTCAA CCGCCTGGCCATGGGTGCCCGccgagggctggagctgctgctgaggaggcCGAGGGCACGGCGGGCACGGCGGGCACGGAGGGCAGCGCCCGCTGGGAGCCGCTGGAAAGAGGGGTAG